A stretch of the Elephas maximus indicus isolate mEleMax1 chromosome 3, mEleMax1 primary haplotype, whole genome shotgun sequence genome encodes the following:
- the LOC126071120 gene encoding olfactory receptor 18-like gives MEPQNITRFSEFLPLGLSDDPELQSLLFGMFSFMYLVSVFGNLLITLAAHSDNHLHTPMYFFVSNLSLADIGFTSTIVPKMLNDIHTHNKIISYVDCLIQLSLLNFFGYMDSLLLTTMAYDRFVAICQPLPYPVIMNPHLCGLLVLVSFFISLFYSQLYCFRMSQLTFCTDVEIPSFFCDTPQLLNLACSDTSTNTILVYCICAIFGGVPVSGILFSYMRIVSSILNIPSSGGKYKALSTCALHLSVVCLFYGTGLGVCLSSLVSPSLRSGEVVSVMYTTVTSMLNPFIYSLRNRDIKRALQRLLSRTAYF, from the coding sequence ATGGAACCACAGAATATAACACGCTTCTCTGAATTCCTCCCCCTGGGCCTCTCAGATGATCCAGAACTGCAGAGCCTCCTTTTTGGAATGTTCTCATTCATGTATCTGGTCAGTGTGTTTGGGAACCTACTCATTACCCTGGCTGCCCACTCTGACAACCacctccacactcccatgtacttcttcgtCTCCAACTTATCCTTGGCTGACATTGGTTTCACCTCTACCATAGTCCCAAAGATGCTTAATGACatccacacacacaacaaaatcaTCTCCTATGTTGACTGCCTGATTCAATTgtctttgttaaatttttttgGATATATGGACAGTCTGCTCCTCACTacaatggcctatgaccggttTGTGGCCATTTGTCAACCCCTGCCCTACCCAGTCATTATGAACCCCCACCTCTGTGGTCTACTTGTATTGGTATCTTTTTTCATTAGCCTTTTTTACTCCCAGCTGTACTGCTTTAGGATGTCACAACTTACTTTCTGCACAGATGTGGAAATCCCTAGTTTCTTCTGTGATACTCCACAACTCCTCAACCTTGCCTGTTCTGACACTTCCACCAATACCATATTAGTATATTGTATTTGTGCCATCTTTGGTGGTGTTCCAGTTTCGGGGATCCTTTTCTCTTACATGCGAATTGTTTCCTCCATTCTGAACATTCCATCATCAGGTGGGAAGTATAAAGCCTTATCCACCTGTGCCTTGCACCTGTCAGTCgtttgcttattttatggaaCAGGCCTTGGAGTGTGCCTCAGTTCACTTGTCTCCCCTTCTCTTAGGAGTGGTGAAGTGGTCTCAGTGATGTATACCACTGTCACCtccatgctgaaccccttcatctacagtcTGAGGAACAGGGATATCAAGAGGGCCTTGCAGAGACTCCTCAGCAGAACAGCATATTTTTAA